A part of Rhopalosiphum maidis isolate BTI-1 chromosome 3, ASM367621v3, whole genome shotgun sequence genomic DNA contains:
- the LOC113558716 gene encoding alpha-protein kinase 1 translates to MEADDPRLADEYVNEFVLDHLDVSTVKREIQSSDYHHHHHQQPHQDHGGHHHHHQHHQQQQQQQHPTCNGGRGTAGVNARLPPMPITGADNGATATAAVAGTAATATMVQSSPPPHYLLTPPGCEQEYPHHHPLIRHQHALNQVIDGVSGPGAGMVIHGHVAATAVAAASVLMTGSETAAKVSRADPATVGSMMYPNTPGTPPDTPPVSSSPPPSTPIRQPVFMDEMIWLTQQLRQGQEPLDLRPNYAGSDEMQQHQQHQQHQQHPHHHHHHHHHQQHQQQQQQEQQEDEEQQQQQQQQQQQQQPDSAVAEWNMVQHQHSTVIQPSNSNNNSCSAVNGNKVPSFGRQTLQALLSPGSSNGVVYNYGNSCSIYQPLFSSQRAIPPHQNRPLSVSSGSVMSPVSSRGGGGSSAYTRGGGSSDDLINDALLLQLPVRDLNKRLQGISKEEIARLKQKRRTLKNRGYAQSCRTKRMNQRIELENANEILATELHKMKSELSRVTQERDMYKQRFSALAAARESMSVAAAAAAAAAATSTASSTTSVAGAATQRVDSSSNSPELYL, encoded by the coding sequence ATGGAAGCTGACGATCCACGTCTGGCCGACGAGTACGTCAACGAGTTCGTGCTCGACCACCTGGACGTGTCAACGGTGAAACGCGAGATCCAGTCTTCCGACTATCACCACCATCACCACCAACAGCCGCACCAAGACCACGGCGGCCATCACCATCACCATCAGCACCaccaacagcagcagcaacaacagcaCCCAACGTGCAATGGCGGCCGGGGGACCGCCGGCGTCAATGCCCGTCTGCCGCCGATGCCCATCACGGGAGCCGACAACGGGGCCACGGCCACGGCCGCAGTGGCCGGCACGGCGGCCACCGCGACGATGGTGCAGTCGTCACCACCACCGCATTACCTGCTCACACCACCGGGTTGTGAACAAGAATACCCACACCATCACCCGCTCATCAGACACCAGCACGCTCTAAACCAGGTAATCGACGGCGTGAGTGGCCCGGGCGCTGGCATGGTGATACACGGACACGTGGCTGCCACGGCCGTGGCGGCTGCCAGCGTGCTGATGACAGGAAGCGAGACCGCGGCCAAGGTGTCGAGAGCCGACCCCGCGACCGTCGGTTCCATGATGTATCCGAACACGCCGGGCACGCCGCCCGACACGCCGCCGGTGAGCTCTTCGCCACCGCCGTCCACGCCGATCCGACAACCAGTATTTATGGACGAAATGATATGGTTAACGCAGCAGTTGCGCCAGGGACAGGAACCGCTCGACTTGCGACCAAACTACGCGGGTTCCGACGAAATGCAGCAGCACCAGCAGCACCAGCAGCACCAGCAGCACCCGCACCACCATCACCATCACCACCACCATCAACAACatcagcagcagcaacaacaaGAACAACAAGAAGACGAAGAAcagcaacaacagcagcagcagcagcagcagcagcagcaaccgGATTCGGCGGTCGCGGAGTGGAACATGGTGCAACACCAACACTCGACCGTGATACAGCCGAGCAACAGCAATAATAACAGTTGCTCCGCGGTCAACGGCAATAAGGTACCGTCGTTTGGTCGTCAAACGCTCCAAGCGCTATTGAGCCCAGGCTCGTCCAACGGCGTCGTATACAACTACGGGAACAGCTGTTCGATTTACCAGCCGCTGTTCTCGTCCCAGCGAGCCATACCCCCGCACCAGAACCGGCCGCTGAGCGTGTCCAGCGGTAGCGTCATGTCGCCCGTGAGTtcccgcggcggcggcggtagtAGCGCGTACACCCGCGGCGGCGGTTCGTCCGATGACCTGATCAACGACGCGCTGCTGCTGCAGCTGCCGGTGCGCGACCTCAACAAGCGGCTGCAGGGCATCTCCAAGGAGGAGATCGCCCGGCTCAAACAGAAGCGGCGGACGCTCAAAAACCGCGGGTACGCGCAGAGCTGCCGGACCAAGCGGATGAACCAGCGCATCGAGCTGGAGAACGCCAACGAGATACTGGCGACCGAACTGCACAAGATGAAATCGGAGTTGTCGCGGGTCACGCAGGAACGCGACATGTACAAGCAGCGGTTTTCCGCGCTGGCCGCGGCCAGGGAATCGATGAGCGTCGCGGCAGCAGCAGCTGCGGCCGCTGCGGCCACTTCGACGGCGTCGTCCACCACGTCCGTGGCCGGGGCCGCCACACAGCGCGTCGACAGTAGCTCCAACTCGCCCGAGCTCTATCTGTGA